The following DNA comes from Bombus terrestris chromosome 2, iyBomTerr1.2, whole genome shotgun sequence.
TTATAtgaagtaatttaataattacttaattaCAGTAACCTTTATATAGATTTTTGTTACAGGGACCACTGGTGATTTCTGTATCAAAAGATGGTATCCCTATTGGTGCTACAGTATTGCATATAAAAGATTACATACCCTCTCTACTGAAACTTGTAAATATTTGAGGAAAGAAACCCAGAGAAAAATACAATACAAGTAATTAAACATAATATAGAGAATACATTTTAAAAAACTTTATATATtctgtttaaaataatttacatatttatagaaCTATCAAACAAAATTCTCTTCTCTCAATATACATGCACACTGTgacttacaaaaaaaaaaaaaaaataaaaatatctgctataaaatgtataactagtaatttatatcgagataaaaattttatttaattatttaattatataatagtaaAAATCTAACACAATGATGTATGACTTACTAGCCTTACAATCCATTCACTTCCTACTCCATTTTTATACATCCTTTcaaatatataatgaatatgCACATATGAACCCATATCcagaatatttttcagaaacAATCCCTGTGTTCCTATTTGAACGACTGCATTGTTGCTATCTATAGCATAATTGTATCAAGTAAAAAAATAACAGcaaaaatatgattattattatagcaTGAGTTTACctttattcctttttaattttatgaaataaggaataaatataaaagattccTCATCAACAATAAGTAGCTCCCGTTGTTTTGGAGTTAGGCGATCAACTTTGtgtcttaatatttttatagcttTTTCTTTTACCATACCATTTAATGCTTCGTAATCTTGCGTATTTAAAGCTGTAGATATTGCTACCATTGCCTAGAAAACGTTCCTTGCTACAgctttattaaatatgtaattttatattcgacATTACATATAAGtactattgaaatatatatccATATTATTAAAGGGCAATTAGATCAATGCACTGTTTATTTTGTTCAatgttgtatttttttttacacaGTACTAGCTTTTTTAAATGACacatcaataaatatatacctgATGAGCTCCTCTCATAAAATCTTGTAAACGAAACTCTGGATCAAtagatgaataaaaaatataatataactgcATCGTTTCAAAAACATTCCATTCCTTAGGATATCCAAACATTAATGGTGGCAAACTGTTTT
Coding sequences within:
- the LOC100645158 gene encoding uncharacterized protein LOC100645158, which produces MLFRLKKCVLHTQMRQFVIFHTNNKTQLKMKTIYHWGEPKYSNIINPSLNIRRLLHSKNQNSLPPLMFGYPKEWNVFETMQLYYIFYSSIDPEFRLQDFMRGAHQAMVAISTALNTQDYEALNGMVKEKAIKILRHKVDRLTPKQRELLIVDEESFIFIPYFIKLKRNKDSNNAVVQIGTQGLFLKNILDMGSYVHIHYIFERMYKNGVGSEWIVRLVSHTSLC